CGTCAGCGCGATCACCCGAGCATTGATCTGACGGCTGTCGCTCATGTCCAGGCCGAGCTTCTGATAAAACTGATCGGCATGCGCGGTGGCACTCCCCAAAGTCGCGCGCACCGAAGCCAGCAAAACCTGCGGCGAACCCGCCCACAGCAGCAGCGCTGCCCCCGCGGCCAACACCAGGAGCGCCGTGACCGCCAGCACGATGCGCTCAAGCGCGACCTGCCAGCGCAGAAGAGCAAACATCAGCACAGCGGCCAAGCCCAGACTCAAAACGAATCCCAGCCCCTGCCAGACTCCACCCACCAGCCCCACCATCGCCACGCTCAGGAGCAAGCTCGCGATCAGCCGCGAGGTCGCGCTGGTTTGCCCCAGCGAGGCAATCAGCAAAGGAGCCGGCGCACAGACCATCACGCTGGTGCCCAACAGCGGTACCAAGCTGCCCATAAGGAACAGCGTGGCCGCCAAGACCGCCGCGCGTATCAGGCTTAGGGCCGCGTTGAGCCGCACATCGAGCCTCTCAGACGCCCAACGTGGAAAATGGCAGCAAAGCCAGGATGCGCGCGCGCTTGATCGCCACCGTCAGGGCTCTTTGATGCTTAGCGCAATTACCGGTGACCCGGCTAGGCACAACTTTTCCCCCCTCGGTGATGAAGGTTTGCAAGGTTCGTACGTCCTTATAGTCCACCTTGAGGGTCTTGTCGGCACAAAACCGGCATACCTTGCGCCGGCCGCCAGGGCGTCGGCGCCCGCCCGTACGTTCGCCCGGCCGCCCCTCCATACCACGGTCGCTTTCGCCCCGAGGGGAACGCGTTGGGCGGGGCAATCGTTC
The nucleotide sequence above comes from Candidatus Binataceae bacterium. Encoded proteins:
- a CDS encoding DUF2232 domain-containing protein, whose protein sequence is MRLNAALSLIRAAVLAATLFLMGSLVPLLGTSVMVCAPAPLLIASLGQTSATSRLIASLLLSVAMVGLVGGVWQGLGFVLSLGLAAVLMFALLRWQVALERIVLAVTALLVLAAGAALLLWAGSPQVLLASVRATLGSATAHADQFYQKLGLDMSDSRQINARVIALT
- the rpsR gene encoding 30S ribosomal protein S18, translating into MEGRPGERTGGRRRPGGRRKVCRFCADKTLKVDYKDVRTLQTFITEGGKVVPSRVTGNCAKHQRALTVAIKRARILALLPFSTLGV